A portion of the Deltaproteobacteria bacterium HGW-Deltaproteobacteria-18 genome contains these proteins:
- a CDS encoding UPF0280 family protein codes for MTRSAHLSPFRTYRASRSDDLVSFQLVIEETDLWVAAQEDLGDPMADHVRFLRGQIKSYAAVHPEFLTSLEPLEADPRSPEIIRRMCRAGTLTGVGPMAAVAGTLTQLLAEHFRDRSPDLLIENGGDTYLCSTRDRHIGILNMPDQAVRLCVPVTAGEFPCSFCASSATIGHSLSFGKADLVVVRSKDAALADAAATALANALTCAAAMDEVLAKAQGWEHLGLDGVFTQCDDRIGVWGKMQLAVI; via the coding sequence ATGACCCGCTCCGCGCATCTGTCTCCGTTCCGCACATACCGGGCATCCCGGAGTGACGACCTCGTCAGCTTTCAGCTCGTCATAGAGGAAACGGACCTGTGGGTTGCAGCGCAGGAAGACCTCGGCGATCCCATGGCCGACCATGTGCGGTTCCTGCGCGGACAGATCAAGAGCTACGCGGCCGTACACCCCGAATTTCTGACCTCGCTTGAACCCCTTGAGGCAGATCCCCGATCACCGGAAATCATCCGCCGCATGTGCAGGGCAGGAACCCTGACCGGTGTCGGACCCATGGCCGCCGTGGCCGGAACCCTGACCCAGCTGCTGGCTGAACATTTCCGGGATCGCTCGCCCGACCTTTTGATCGAGAACGGCGGAGACACCTATCTTTGCTCCACCCGGGACAGGCACATCGGCATCCTGAACATGCCGGACCAGGCCGTACGCCTGTGCGTGCCGGTGACGGCCGGAGAATTTCCCTGCTCCTTTTGCGCGTCCTCGGCCACGATCGGGCATTCACTTAGTTTCGGAAAGGCCGACCTTGTGGTGGTCCGCTCAAAAGACGCAGCCCTGGCAGATGCTGCGGCTACAGCCCTGGCCAACGCGCTGACCTGCGCCGCGGCCATGGACGAGGTCCTGGCCAAGGCGCAGGGCTGGGAGCACCTTGGCCTCGACGGAGTCTTCACGCAATGCGACGACAGGATCGGGGTGTGGGGAAAAATGCAGCTGGCCGTGATTTAA
- a CDS encoding DUF1318 domain-containing protein: MLKMKHLIPILLALLCVTFCVQAGFAQGIKERMLSRLPVINELKAQGLVGENNQGFLEFRSGKKPKADVINAENADRQEVYKAIAARQNASPALVGKTRAAQIAEKEAPGTWIQSPDGAWKKK; this comes from the coding sequence ATGCTTAAAATGAAACACCTCATACCGATCCTTCTGGCCCTTCTTTGCGTCACGTTTTGCGTGCAGGCCGGCTTCGCCCAGGGTATCAAGGAAAGGATGCTTTCCCGTCTGCCGGTCATCAACGAACTCAAAGCCCAGGGCCTCGTGGGTGAAAACAACCAGGGATTTCTGGAATTCCGCTCCGGAAAGAAACCCAAGGCCGATGTGATCAACGCCGAAAACGCCGATCGCCAGGAAGTCTACAAGGCCATCGCCGCCCGCCAGAACGCCTCTCCCGCCCTGGTGGGAAAGACCCGCGCCGCGCAGATTGCGGAAAAGGAAGCCCCGGGGACATGGATCCAGAGCCCCGATGGAGCGTGGAAAAAGAAATGA